In Sphingobacterium sp. lm-10, one DNA window encodes the following:
- a CDS encoding HD domain-containing protein: MEYHKLHDIIIQKLRDELPGHLSYHSVTHVKDVIHAAENIARSEGITGDTLTLIVTAALFHDTGFIYGSKNHEERSCEIAASYLPEYGYAEHDIALIKGMIMATKIPQSPQNHLEEILADADLDYLGRDDFFVIGDKLYEELAMFGIVQTENDWNSLQEKFLENHHYFTPTAISTRQQKKDENLAIIKQKLSQ, encoded by the coding sequence ATGGAATACCATAAATTGCATGATATAATTATACAGAAATTGCGTGACGAACTTCCTGGTCACCTTTCTTACCATAGCGTCACCCATGTAAAAGATGTGATTCATGCGGCAGAAAATATAGCAAGAAGCGAAGGCATCACCGGAGACACGCTCACCTTAATAGTAACTGCTGCGTTATTTCATGATACAGGTTTTATCTATGGCTCCAAAAACCATGAGGAACGCTCCTGCGAGATTGCCGCTTCGTACCTGCCAGAATATGGCTACGCAGAACACGATATCGCGCTTATCAAAGGCATGATTATGGCGACCAAAATCCCACAATCTCCCCAAAATCACCTGGAAGAAATACTAGCAGACGCCGATTTGGATTACCTCGGTCGGGACGACTTCTTCGTCATTGGCGACAAACTCTACGAAGAGTTAGCCATGTTTGGCATTGTACAGACAGAAAACGACTGGAATAGCTTGCAGGAAAAATTCTTAGAAAATCACCACTATTTCACCCCAACAGCTATTAGCACGCGACAACAAAAAAAGGATGAAAATCTAGCGATTATCAAGCAGAAGCTATCACAATAG
- a CDS encoding adenylate/guanylate cyclase domain-containing protein yields the protein MNADKKFCYVRISILICFLFSFLTSHAQDSLREPRVLLLEILTEKDDIKYDSLWRTIGEDDPQFKLPTYDDSGWALRGTEVDKRNAHYIAWRRLSFRVAPELLRTPLCLDISQNGASEIYLDGILLDSVGIIGQDEPKLNELSKRFPTTFSVADTGVHVIAVRYQNHPKVNAMNDLDGSFRAGLLNSYKDFNISFRDANTYYEKSIAKNLKITTVSMVLSGVFCALAAVHFLLFCFYYKGWYNLYFGAYNLAIGIFCILIFKIQSTYEIDLYLFYVKASVYTSILFSVALTGFTNTLFGRSRIRRIIMLGIGALCFFSTLVSPLIMVLLFPFYLFAVLIESFYIILRAMLRRERAAFIVGGGILACFAYILLLFLVSFLGKANPINNFMDSNSRNALLLILISFPLSISAYLAYQFGKTNTSLQQQLAEVKRLSTRTLEQEHEKQQILQNQNIHLEEEVRIRTEDLQLEKQKSDELLLNILPQEIAEELKERGATQTRYHEEVTVIFTDFVNFTENSERWGAERMIAELHEDFTAFDRIMEKHGLEKIKTIGDAYLAVCGIPIKTSNHAHQTVLAALDILDYVREKALRNEGNALNIRIGIHSGSLVAGIVGVKKFAYDIWGDTVNTAARLEQHSLPGKINISESTYQLVKDYYIFENRGLVEAKGKGEIPMYFVNSTIDEYQA from the coding sequence ATGAATGCTGACAAGAAGTTTTGCTACGTACGAATTTCAATCCTTATTTGCTTTCTTTTCTCTTTCCTAACTAGCCATGCACAAGATAGCTTACGTGAACCTCGCGTTCTTCTGCTGGAGATATTGACAGAAAAAGACGACATAAAGTACGATTCGCTATGGAGGACAATTGGCGAGGATGATCCCCAATTTAAATTACCGACATACGATGACAGCGGCTGGGCGCTACGGGGTACCGAAGTGGATAAGCGTAATGCGCATTATATAGCATGGCGTAGGCTATCATTTCGAGTAGCGCCAGAATTATTAAGAACGCCACTTTGTTTGGATATTTCGCAAAACGGAGCGTCGGAGATTTATTTAGATGGCATATTATTGGACTCCGTTGGCATTATAGGCCAGGACGAACCCAAATTAAACGAATTAAGCAAGCGCTTTCCCACTACTTTTTCCGTAGCAGACACCGGTGTGCATGTCATTGCCGTACGCTATCAAAACCATCCCAAGGTGAATGCCATGAATGATTTAGACGGCAGCTTTCGTGCAGGATTGTTGAATTCTTATAAAGACTTTAACATCTCCTTTCGCGATGCCAATACCTATTACGAGAAAAGCATTGCTAAAAACCTAAAAATCACCACCGTATCGATGGTGTTAAGCGGGGTTTTCTGCGCATTAGCAGCGGTACACTTCCTACTTTTTTGCTTTTATTATAAAGGGTGGTATAATTTATATTTTGGAGCGTACAATCTGGCTATTGGCATCTTCTGTATACTGATATTTAAGATACAATCTACGTATGAAATAGATCTCTATCTATTCTATGTTAAAGCCTCGGTGTATACGTCCATATTATTTTCTGTCGCATTGACCGGATTTACGAATACATTGTTCGGCCGCAGCCGTATTCGACGAATTATCATGTTAGGTATTGGTGCGCTTTGTTTTTTCTCTACACTGGTGTCGCCACTCATCATGGTCTTACTATTTCCATTCTACCTATTCGCGGTGTTAATAGAATCATTTTACATCATACTCCGCGCGATGCTTCGTCGGGAGCGTGCGGCATTTATCGTGGGTGGTGGCATTTTGGCATGCTTTGCTTATATCCTCTTGTTGTTTTTAGTCTCCTTCTTAGGGAAGGCCAATCCCATCAACAACTTTATGGACAGCAACAGCCGAAATGCGTTACTACTCATCCTAATTAGCTTTCCGCTGTCCATATCAGCCTATCTGGCCTATCAATTCGGCAAGACAAATACCAGTTTACAGCAACAACTAGCAGAAGTAAAGCGCCTCTCCACCCGAACATTGGAGCAGGAACACGAAAAGCAGCAAATTCTGCAAAATCAGAATATCCATCTGGAAGAAGAAGTGCGTATACGTACCGAAGATTTGCAGTTAGAAAAGCAAAAATCGGACGAATTGCTACTCAACATTCTACCGCAGGAAATCGCCGAAGAACTGAAGGAACGCGGTGCGACGCAAACGCGCTATCATGAGGAAGTAACCGTTATTTTCACCGACTTCGTCAATTTCACGGAGAATTCGGAGCGTTGGGGTGCCGAGCGTATGATTGCCGAACTGCACGAGGATTTCACCGCTTTTGATAGAATTATGGAGAAACACGGGCTCGAGAAGATCAAAACAATTGGCGATGCTTACCTGGCGGTATGTGGTATCCCCATCAAAACGTCCAATCATGCACACCAAACGGTCTTGGCTGCGCTCGATATCTTGGACTATGTACGGGAAAAGGCGCTTAGAAATGAGGGCAATGCCTTAAATATTCGCATTGGGATTCACTCCGGATCTTTGGTAGCCGGTATTGTGGGCGTTAAAAAGTTTGCTTATGATATTTGGGGAGACACGGTAAACACCGCCGCACGCCTGGAGCAACATAGTTTGCCCGGCAAAATCAATATCTCCGAATCCACTTATCAACTAGTGAAAGATTATTATATATTTGAAAACCGTGGACTGGTAGAGGCCAAAGGTAAGGGCGAGATACCCATGTATTTTGTGAACTCCACCATAGATGAATACCAAGCATAA